One Streptosporangium becharense genomic window, GGTTTGCCCTCGGTCAACCCTTCGTCGTAGTAGGTGGCGGGTAGGGGAACCACGCCTCCGGCGACGCTCGCGATCAGCCGCGACGCCCGTGTGGCGTCGTTCAGATAGGCGCGGTTCTCAGGCCACACGCACACCTGCGGCACGCCCGCTGCGGATTCCCCGCACAGGGGCCGGGCCACCGGAGCGCGCGGCACCTGCAGCGGGCCTGACACGGCCAACCAGCCGAGGGCGACCACTCCCGCGAGAAGAGGAAGCGTCACCTGCCGCGTGGAGCGGGACGAAACCCTGGTGGCGGGAATGATGATCGCCATCATCACGCACGCCACAGCGAACATCGATCTCGCTGCCAGGACCGCAGGGCTCAGTTCCAGTTTGGCGGGTCCTGTGACGACCGAGAGATCGAAAGGGGAGTTCGGAGGAGCGAGGAAGCCGGCCACGAGCATGGCCGTCCCCATGAGAGGCGGGACGAGCCGCGAACCGGAGAGCCGGCCCGCGAGGTGGCCGACAGCGACGCTGAATGTGAGCGTGGTCAGGCTGAGGAGCAGGTAACTGGGCCAGAGGAAGCCCGTACCGATCTTCGACATGACGAGGAACTGGATCGATGCCGTCGTCAGCAGAAGCCCGATCCACGCGTAGGCCATCGTGCCCAGCAGGTGCACGGCTTCTACCTGCCAGGCAGGCCGGGAGGCCGCCACGAGTTGATCTTGCAGTCCCGCGCGTCGGTCCCGTTGCGCCGACCATGCGGCGACACCGGCGAGGATGACCACCGAGAACCGCGTCGCGGCGAACGAGGTGGTGGCGCTCGCCTCCGGCCAGACCAGCCAGGTCTCCGACCACCCCCATGCCACCAGCGCGCCTGCGACGAGGGTCAGGGGAAGAAGCCACAGCATTATCGAGCGGCGCAGCTCGATGCCGAACATCGTTCTCATGCCGGAACCGCCGCCGAACGCAACGCCCAGATGTATCCGGACTCAAGTGGCGTGTCACCCGGTGTGTCGGGGGTCGCGTTCGCCGCCAGCTCGGCGGGAGTTCCCGAGAAGACGATCCTGCCGTCCGTGATGACGTGCAGGCACGTGCAGACCGCCGCCACGTCCTCCACCAGGTGAGTGCTGAGCACCACGGTCGCGGTGGAGGCCAGGGTCCTGATGAGTCTCCGGAAATCGAGCCGCTGTTCAGGGTCGAGGCCCACGGTCGGCTCATCGAGAAGTATCAATTCGACGTCGCCCACGATCGCCTGGGCGATGCCCGCCCTGCGTAACATGCCCCCGGACAGCTCCCGCATCCGGTTCTTGCGTCTGTCGGCGAGTCCTACCTGCTCCAGAGCTCTCAGGGTTGCCTCGTGTGCTTTGCGGTCGGGAACCTCGCGTAACCAGGCGCAGTAGCGTACGAATTCGTAGACGGAGAAGTTCGGATGATAACCGAATTCCTGCGGAAGGTAACCGATTTTCTTCCGGACCTCCCGCACATCCTTTTCGCCGGTGATTCTCCTGCCGAGCAGGCGCAGTTCGCCGCCGCCGGGCGGCGTCACGGTCGCGAGTGTTTTGAGCAGCGTGCTCTTACCCGCGCCGTTCGGTCCCAGCAGTGCGACGACACCGGCGTCGGCTCGCATCGTCAGGCCGGAGATGACGGTGCGCGAGCCATAACTCTGCACCAGCCCTACGGCTTCGAGACCAGGCATTACGTGAAACCTCTCTCATTGCTCGTCCGTCAAGGCGGAGCACCGGACCCGGCCTCTCGGTCGGCCGGGTCCGGTGCCGGGTGCAGTCCCACACACCCTCCGCTTACCCATGCCGGTGCAGTCGACCTTGCCGTAGGTCTTACCCCCGTGCTTGATGCAGGTCGGCATCGCCGATCCCGGCCCGGCCGCGAGAGTCGCGGTTACGCCGGCGTTCTCGATCACGGTGGCGAGGCCGGCCGCAATCCGCCGGGTGCTGTTGCTCACACCGGAATTCTTCGCGGGGGATCCTCTTCCCCCTGGGCGTATTCCATAGTCATAAGGATGGTTGCGAAACGACGCCGCCCTTTCGAATCTCCCGCAGCCTACGATCGTCATCGTATGACTTGCATATAAGATTTGTACAAGCAATGCTTCAAGAAGCCCTCGATGGAGCGGCTTCCTGCTGGATATTCTGACCCAGTGTCACGAGGCGACTTTGGCCGGTGACGCGGGTCACGCCTCGGCGTCCGAGGTCTTTGTGGCCTCTACGAACGCCGGAGGTATCTGGAGAGTGAGCGTTCGCCGAGCCGGAGCTTTGGACATGGCCGTGAATGGTAAGCGTCAGCGCGACACTCATCGATGCGGTTCAGGTGTCGAACGACACATTTCTCGTCATGGGTGAAGAAGCCCTCCTGGGCGAGGCCCCGGTCGGGACGGAGGACCCCTGGAGGATCCGTTCTTCGGCGAATGAGTAATTCTTCCCGTCCGGCAACGGCGTCCTGGTCACCGTCGAGACCAGTGACCAGGGCGCCATTGCCATTGCCACCGATGCCATGGTCGAGCCGTATCCGCGGTGCGGCTGCTCGGGACGGCGCACGTACGCGAGTGTGAAAACCAGCCGTGAGGTTGCCGTACCGATGACCCACAACCGGACCGCAAGTTCCCCCTCCTACGGTGGTCACCGATCACAACCCGGCGTTGGAAGAGAATGAGGGAACACGATGACGGTGGTGAACCACGCGCTCCGGAATGCCCGGAGGCGGATCAACAAGTTCCTGCGCGAGGAATCGGACACGCTGGATCTGTCGAATCTGGGACTGGTCCGGGTGCCTGAGGAGGTGGCCGGACTTACCCATCTGCGGGTACTGGACTTGAAGGCCAACTACCTGACCGGGCTGCCTCAGTTCCTGACGGACCTGCCCGAGCTGACCGAGCTCCACCTCACGGGCAACCGCACGCTGACCGAGCTGCCCGAGTGGATCGGCGAGCTGACCGGACTGACCGGCCTCGACGTCTCGGTGACCGGGCTGCGCCGCCTTCCCGACCCGATGGGCAAGCTCACCGGCCTGGTGACACTCGGCTTGAGCAACCTCCACGACCTGGAGGAGGTGCCCGAGTGGATCGGCGGTCTCACCCGGCTCGCCCGGCTCAAGATGTGGTACGCGGGGCCGGGCTGCTTCCCGGAGGCGATGGGTGATCTCACCTCCCTCACCAGGCTCGAAGCGAGCTATGCTCGGCCCGCCGACCTCTCTCCGTGGCTGGGCAGGCTGACCGGCCTGACATATCTCGACCTGGGGGCCATCCCGCTGGGCACTCTGCCGGAGTCGATCGGCAACCTCACGGCCCTCACCTGCCTCAGACTGTGGGGCGACCGGCTGACCGAGCTGCCGGAGTCGATCGGGAACCTCACCGCCCTCACCTCCCTCATCCTGAGCGGGAACCGGCTGACCGCCCTACCGGAGTCGATGCGGGCCCTCACCTCCCTGACCAGGCTCGACCTGCAGGAGAACCGGTTGGCCGAGCTGCCGGAATGGCTGGGCGGACTGACCGAGCTCACCGAGCTGCGCCTGGACGGCAACGACCCCCGCCCCCGGGTTCCGGCCTCGCTGCGCGCGCTCGCGCGGACCGACCCCGACTGGCGCCGCTTCCTGGCCAGCCGCAACCGCTGAGCTTCTCCTGGCGGGTGAGGAGACCGACGGTCCCTACCGGTGATGGAACATGGGGGTAGCGGGGGACACGTGGACGTGGGCAGCCGGCCCGAGGGCTCGCCCTGGGGGCCGCGGACACCGCGGAGCCGCGGTCGCGGAATGCTCGTCGAATGGTCGAATGAGGGAAGGCGCGCCAGGGACGCCGGTCGGCCGGCCCCGGCGACCGTACTCCGTCATCGCTGCGCTCGCTCGGGCGCGGCCGTACCCCCTACCGGCCGGGCATCACGGCCAGGTGTCCTCGATGCCCGGGACAATCTGCGCCAATGATCCACAAATGGATCGCAAGTTCCCGTCGCTACGGTGATCTCCGGTCAATTCATGGTGACGGCAGGGGGAAATCAGGATGGCGGCGGCGAACCTTGTGCTGCGGAACGTTCGGCGACGGATCAACAAGTGCCTGCGTGAGGGGTCGGACACGCTGGATCTGTCGAGTCTGGGGCTGGTCCGGGTGCCCGAGGAGGTGACCGAGATTCCCGGCCTGCGGATGCTGAAACTGGCATGCAACCACCTGACCGAGCTGCCCCGGTTCCTGACCGACCTGCCCGAGCTGACCGAACTGAACCTCGCGGACAACCGCACGCTGACCGAACTGCCCGAGTGGATCGGCGAGCTGACCGGGCTCACCAGCCTTGACGCCTTGGCGACCAGGCTGCACCGCCTTCCCGACTCGATGGGGGAGCTCACCGGACTCAGGAAACTCAACCTGAGCATCATCCGTGATGACTCGGAGGGGGTGCCCGAGTGGATCGGCAACTTCACCCGGCTCACCGAGCTCAAGGTGTGGTATGCCGGGTCGGCCTGCTTCTTCCCGGCGTCGATGGCCAACCTCACCGCCCTCACCAGGCTCAACCTGAGGGCGGCCGGCAAGCCTGCCGACTTCCCTTCGTGGCTGGGCGAGCTGACCGCTCTGACGCACCTCGGCCTGGCGGGCGGTCACCTGACCGCCCTGCCCGAGTCGATCGGGAACCTCACCGCCCTCACCTCCCTCAGCCTGTGGGACAACCAGGTGACCGAGCTGCCGGAGTCGATGGGGAACCTCACCGCCCTCACCTCCCTCCACCTGGACAAGAACCGGCTGACCGCCCTACCGGAGTCGATGCGGGCTCTCACCTCCCTGACCAGGCTCGGGCTGCGGGAAAACCGGTTGGCCGAGCTGCCGGAGTGGCTGGGTGAGCTGACCGAGCTCACCGAGCTGCGCCTGGACGGCAACGACCCCCGCCCCCGGGTTCCGGCCTCGCTGCGCGCGCTCGCGCGGACCGACCCCGACTGGCGCCGCTTCCTGGCCAGCCGCTACCGCTGAGCCCTTCACGATAAGTGGTGGGCGACAGGCCCACCCGCCGTCGTGCGCGTGGTCGCGGCGCGCTGTTCCCTGTCGATCACAGCTGCACGAGGACGAGGTTCGTGTTCTCCGCGGGCCCGTTGCCCACCGGTGACCGGCGGGGGCGAATCCTTCCCAGGTGGGAAGCGTGGTTTACGGCCGATCGGCATGGAGCGGCGCCGCTCCGTAATCCGATCGGACGGTCACCGCGACCTCCTACTGGGCGTTAAGTCATATGCCACGAAGTGCGAACTAAGCGGGCGAATATTTTTTCTGTGTAGACCTAAAACGACCAAATAACATACAGTCCCATTCACGCCCTTGGCCGAACGGCCCGGGGCGATCGACTTCGCAGATCTTCGACCCCCGCCAGCCCCCGTCCGATCGCGCCTTCCCTCCGTGATCACGTATTCCGCGACCACGGAGTGGCGCACCCTGTGCGGGTGCTGCGGAGAAGCCGCCGGCGAGGAGTGAATGGTGACGGGCGCGATCCCCCTGAGCGCGACATCCCCCAAAAGAAACCTTTCTTCCTTGAAAGAGGAAGAACCGGTCATCGGTGCCCTGGTGACGGTCCGCGGGGAGCGCTGGGTGGTCAGCGAGATCGAAACCGGGAACGCCGGCACCCTGGTGGGCCTGCAGAGCGTCGAGGACGGCCGCTACGGCGACCGGCTCGACGTCGTCTGGGAGATCGAGCCGGGCCGCCGCGTCCTGCCCAGCGGCTCGCTGCCCGACGTGACCCCCGAGGGGTTCGACCCGCCCGAGCGGCTGGCCGCCTTCCTCGACGCCATCCGTTGGTCCGCCGTGGCGAGCGCCGACGTCAAGACGCTCCAGGCGCCGTTCCGCTCCGGGGTGGCCGTGGAGGACTACCAGCTGGAGCCGGTGGCCCGCGCGCTCGACGCACCCCGGGTGAACCTGCTGCTCGCCGACGACGTCGGCCTCGGCAAGACCATCGAGGCCGGGCTCGTCGCCCAGGAGCTGCTGCTGCGCCACCGGGCCCGCCGCGTCATGATCGTCTGCCCGGCCGGGCTCACCCTCAAGTGGCGTGACGAGATGGCCGAGAAGTTCGGCCTGGACTTCACGATCGTCGACACCGAGCGCTGCGCGATCGTGCGCCGCACCTACGGCAGCGCCGCCAACCCGTTCGAGGTGCACCCGCTGACCATCGTCAGCCTGCCCTGGTTACGCGGGCCGAAGGCGCAGCGCCTCCTCGACGAGGTGCTCGACTCCTCCGGGCTGGAGCGCCGCTTCGACCTGCTGATCCTCGACGAGGCGCACCACGTCGCCCCGGCCGCGCCGAAACAGGTCTACGCGGTCGACTCCCAGCAGACCAAGCTGATCCGCCGCCTCGCCCCGCACTTCACCCACCGGCTCTTCCTGTCGGCCACCCCGCACAACGGCTACCAGGCCAGTTTCACCGCGCTGCTGGAGATCCTCGACGACCAGCGCTTCGCCCGCGGTGTCGAGCCCGACCCCTCGGCCGTCGGGGAGGCGGTGGTGCGCCGGCTCAAACGGCACATCGTCAACGCCGACGGCACCAAGCGGTTCCTGGAGCGGGCCGCCCACGCCATGCCGGTCCGCTACCCCGACGACGAGCGGGAGATCCACGACCTGCTGAAGGAGTTCGCCCGGCTTCGCCGCGCCAGGCTCAACCGGAGCAGGAAGGGACGCAAGGCCGCCGACCTGGTGACGCTGCTGCTGAAGAAACGTCTGTTCTCCAGCCCCGCCGCGTTCGCCCACACGGTCGGCGTCTACCTGAGCACCGTCACCAGCACCAGCACCAGCACTGCCACCGGCACCTCCGCCTCTGCCGCGTCCGCGACCCAGGCCGCCGCGCCGGACGACGACGAGATCCCCGAGTGGATGGAGGACTACTGGGAGCAGACGGCCGTCCTCGACGACGAGCCGCTCGCCGCGGCCGAGGACGACGCCCTCGGCATGGCCGCCCCGCTCCAGGGTGCCGCCACCGAGGCCGAGATCACCCTGCTGCGGCGGATGCGCGGCTGGGCACTCGACTACGCCGCCGCCCCCGACGCCAAGGCCCGCGAGCTGATCACCTACCTCAAGGCCGTATGCCGCCCCGGCGGGCACTGGACCAACGAGCGGGTCGTGGTCTTCACCGAGTACCGCGACACCCAGAAGTGGCTGACCGAGCTGCTCCGTCAAGAGGAACTGGCCGGAGACCGGCTGGCGATCCTGCACGGCGGGATCGCCGCCGACGAGCGCGAGCAGCTCCGGGTCGCCTTCCAGACCGACCCGGCTGAGCACCCCGTCCGCATCCTGCTCGCCACCGACGCCGCCAGCGAAGGCATCGACCTGCAGAACCACTGCCACCGGCTGGTCAACTACGACATCCCGTTCAACCCCAACAAACTGGAGCAGCGGATCGGCCGCATCGACCGCTGGGGCCAGAAACGCAACCCGGACGTCCGCCACTTCGTCGGCACCGGCTGGGACAGGGCGGTCGACTCCTTCGAGGCCGACCTGGAGTTCCTCTCCCGGGTGGCGAAGAAGGTCGCCCAGATGGAGGACGACCTCGGTTCGGTCAACGCCGTGCTGGCGGACGCCGTGCAGCGGCGGATGCTGGGCGACATCCCCGACTACGACGTGGAGCGCGCCGCCCGCGAGACCCGCGAGGCGCGGCGGACCGTGCAGGCCGAGACGAACGTCGGCGAGCAGGTGCGCCGGCTCCGCGCCAACCTCGACGACACCGTGCGCGAGCTGGGCATCACCCCGTCCGGGGTGAAACGGGTCGTCGACACCGCGCTCGCCCTGGCCCGCCAGCAGCCGCTCCGCCCGCACCTGGATCAGAAACACCTCGCCGAGGGGCTGTACGACGTGCCGCCGCTCACCGGCTCCTGGGAACGCGCCACGGCCGATCTCGCCGCCAAGCTCAGGAAGTCGGGCGAGCCGCCCCGGCAGCGTCCGGTCACGTTCGACGCCGCGGCCACCCTCGACCCGGAGGGCCGGGTCCGCGACGACGTGGTCCTCGCCCACCTGGGCCACCCGCTCGTCGCCATGTCCACCCGGCTGCTGCGCGCCGCCGTCTCCAACCCCGAGATCGGCCTGCACCGGGTCGCCGCGGTCGTCAGCGACGACCCCGCCCTGGAGACCACCCTGGTCGGGGCGTTCTTCCGCTTCGTCCTGGTCGGCGGCGACGGCGTCCGGCTGCACGAGGAGGTCCTGCACGCCGGGGGCTGGGTGCCGGAGACCGGCCGGTTCCGGCGGCTGGAGAACCTGACCGCGCTCGGCGGCATCCTCGGCCGCGCTCTCGCCCAGGGCACCTCCGCCTCCGCCCCGGTACGGCACCGCCTGGCCGCCCTCTGGCCGAGGATCGGCGACGCCGTCGTGCAGTCGATCGACTGGCGCGTCGACGGCAAGGAGCAGAAGCGCCACCAGCTGGAACGCAAGCTCGCCCAGCGGATGGAGGCAGAGCAGACCAGGGTCGTCGCCAACCTCGACCAGTTCGGCGCGGCGCTGCGCGCCAAGCTCGCCGAGAACGAGGAGGACGACGCCCTCTTCAGCCGCATCGAGGCCACCCGGAGCAGGGAGGAGCTCGACCAGTACCGCAAGGACCGCAGATCCTGGGAGGAACGCTTGTCCCGCCTCGCCGAGGAACGTGACCGCGAGCTCGACGCCATCGCGGCCCGCTACCGCGACCCGCGACCGCACCGGTTCCCGGTGGCCGTGGTCTTCGTCGTGCCGAAGCGGGAGGCGACCCGATGAGCAGCCGCACCGGTTCCGCCACCGCTTCCGCCAGGTCCTCCCACAGGTCACCGGGCCGGCCCTCCGGCCGGGTCCACGACTCCGCGCGGCACCACCAGGGCTGGCTGAGCCTGGTGGACGTCTCCGGCCCCTTCCTCAGCCTGCCGGTGCTCCGCGAGACCTGGCCGACGCTCGACTCGCTGGACAGGTCACGGCGCGACCGGCTCCGCCTCCACCACGCCACCTGGCAGGCAGGCGGCGACCGCCGAGCGTGGATCTCCTACGTCCTGCGCGAACTGCTCCGCTGGGAGGACGCCGTCCGCATCGGCGGGCTCGACGCGCTGACTGTCGAGGTGCCCGAGCACGACACCTCCCTCACCCCATCGTTCGCGCTGTGCGTGCCGAAAGAGCCCGGGGGGCCCGGAGAGGCTGGGGAACCGGGTCGACCGGGAGAGCACGGGAAGCCCGGGGAACCAGGCCGACCGGGAGAAGTCGGGGACCTGGGCCGACCGGGAGACGCCGGGGAGCCGGGGGAGCGGGCCGTGTCCGGCGCGTCGCAGGACCCGGACGCGCTCAAGGACGTGCGTCTGCTCGGGATGATCACCAGCGGCCACCCCACGGCCCGGATGCGGACCTCCGGATGGGCCGCGACCCCCGTCGACCGGATGACCCGGCTCTGCCGCCACCACCGCGTCGAGCTCGGCCTGGTCACCGACGGCCGCTGGTGGGCCCTGGTCTGGGCACCCCGGGGCGGCGCCACCACGGTCGCCGTCTTCGACGCCGTCCCCTGGCCGGAGGCCGCCGAACGCGACGTCGTCCGCGCGTTCGTCTCGCTGCTCGACGTCGACCGCTTCTTCGCCGTGCCGGAGGGGCAGCGGCTGCCCGCCCTGCTGGCCGCCAGCGTCGACAACCAGGAGGAGATCACCGAAGCCCTCGGCGTCCAGGTCCGCCAGGCCGTCGAACTGCTGGTCACCGCGATCGGCCGCGCGGGCGTGCGCGACGACATCGGGGCCCACGAGGTCTACCGGGGCTCGGTCGCGGTGATGATGCGCATCGTCTTCTTGCTGTTCGCCGAGGAACGCGGCCTGCTGCCCGCCGGGAACGAGGTCTACGCCACCTCCTACTCGGCTGGCCTGCTCTGCGCCGAGCTGGAACGGCGGGCCCGTGAGGGCAGCGAGGAGGAGCTGGAGAACTCCTACGGCGCCTGGCACCGGCTGCTCGCCGTCTTCGAGGCCGTCTACCAGGGCGTCGACCATCCCCGCCTGACCATGCACCCGCACGACGGGTCGCTGTTCGACCCGCACACCTTCACCTGGATGCCGCTGACCATCGACGACCGGACCGTCCTGCACATGCTCAAGGCCGTGCAGTAC contains:
- a CDS encoding DUF7224 domain-containing protein; protein product: MFGIELRRSIMLWLLPLTLVAGALVAWGWSETWLVWPEASATTSFAATRFSVVILAGVAAWSAQRDRRAGLQDQLVAASRPAWQVEAVHLLGTMAYAWIGLLLTTASIQFLVMSKIGTGFLWPSYLLLSLTTLTFSVAVGHLAGRLSGSRLVPPLMGTAMLVAGFLAPPNSPFDLSVVTGPAKLELSPAVLAARSMFAVACVMMAIIIPATRVSSRSTRQVTLPLLAGVVALGWLAVSGPLQVPRAPVARPLCGESAAGVPQVCVWPENRAYLNDATRASRLIASVAGGVVPLPATYYDEGLTEGKPTFTALSAIKPMIADMAIAAMPSFRGCADASEAEAEERTTVGGKVWVWLTARASGLTSVTNDPSFLLPGEVGRDVDAALAKPHAQQLAWVKQQVARTWEGCGG
- a CDS encoding leucine-rich repeat domain-containing protein, producing the protein MTVVNHALRNARRRINKFLREESDTLDLSNLGLVRVPEEVAGLTHLRVLDLKANYLTGLPQFLTDLPELTELHLTGNRTLTELPEWIGELTGLTGLDVSVTGLRRLPDPMGKLTGLVTLGLSNLHDLEEVPEWIGGLTRLARLKMWYAGPGCFPEAMGDLTSLTRLEASYARPADLSPWLGRLTGLTYLDLGAIPLGTLPESIGNLTALTCLRLWGDRLTELPESIGNLTALTSLILSGNRLTALPESMRALTSLTRLDLQENRLAELPEWLGGLTELTELRLDGNDPRPRVPASLRALARTDPDWRRFLASRNR
- a CDS encoding leucine-rich repeat domain-containing protein; amino-acid sequence: MAAANLVLRNVRRRINKCLREGSDTLDLSSLGLVRVPEEVTEIPGLRMLKLACNHLTELPRFLTDLPELTELNLADNRTLTELPEWIGELTGLTSLDALATRLHRLPDSMGELTGLRKLNLSIIRDDSEGVPEWIGNFTRLTELKVWYAGSACFFPASMANLTALTRLNLRAAGKPADFPSWLGELTALTHLGLAGGHLTALPESIGNLTALTSLSLWDNQVTELPESMGNLTALTSLHLDKNRLTALPESMRALTSLTRLGLRENRLAELPEWLGELTELTELRLDGNDPRPRVPASLRALARTDPDWRRFLASRYR
- a CDS encoding ABC transporter ATP-binding protein yields the protein MPGLEAVGLVQSYGSRTVISGLTMRADAGVVALLGPNGAGKSTLLKTLATVTPPGGGELRLLGRRITGEKDVREVRKKIGYLPQEFGYHPNFSVYEFVRYCAWLREVPDRKAHEATLRALEQVGLADRRKNRMRELSGGMLRRAGIAQAIVGDVELILLDEPTVGLDPEQRLDFRRLIRTLASTATVVLSTHLVEDVAAVCTCLHVITDGRIVFSGTPAELAANATPDTPGDTPLESGYIWALRSAAVPA
- the drmD gene encoding DISARM system SNF2-like helicase DrmD, whose translation is MKEEEPVIGALVTVRGERWVVSEIETGNAGTLVGLQSVEDGRYGDRLDVVWEIEPGRRVLPSGSLPDVTPEGFDPPERLAAFLDAIRWSAVASADVKTLQAPFRSGVAVEDYQLEPVARALDAPRVNLLLADDVGLGKTIEAGLVAQELLLRHRARRVMIVCPAGLTLKWRDEMAEKFGLDFTIVDTERCAIVRRTYGSAANPFEVHPLTIVSLPWLRGPKAQRLLDEVLDSSGLERRFDLLILDEAHHVAPAAPKQVYAVDSQQTKLIRRLAPHFTHRLFLSATPHNGYQASFTALLEILDDQRFARGVEPDPSAVGEAVVRRLKRHIVNADGTKRFLERAAHAMPVRYPDDEREIHDLLKEFARLRRARLNRSRKGRKAADLVTLLLKKRLFSSPAAFAHTVGVYLSTVTSTSTSTATGTSASAASATQAAAPDDDEIPEWMEDYWEQTAVLDDEPLAAAEDDALGMAAPLQGAATEAEITLLRRMRGWALDYAAAPDAKARELITYLKAVCRPGGHWTNERVVVFTEYRDTQKWLTELLRQEELAGDRLAILHGGIAADEREQLRVAFQTDPAEHPVRILLATDAASEGIDLQNHCHRLVNYDIPFNPNKLEQRIGRIDRWGQKRNPDVRHFVGTGWDRAVDSFEADLEFLSRVAKKVAQMEDDLGSVNAVLADAVQRRMLGDIPDYDVERAARETREARRTVQAETNVGEQVRRLRANLDDTVRELGITPSGVKRVVDTALALARQQPLRPHLDQKHLAEGLYDVPPLTGSWERATADLAAKLRKSGEPPRQRPVTFDAAATLDPEGRVRDDVVLAHLGHPLVAMSTRLLRAAVSNPEIGLHRVAAVVSDDPALETTLVGAFFRFVLVGGDGVRLHEEVLHAGGWVPETGRFRRLENLTALGGILGRALAQGTSASAPVRHRLAALWPRIGDAVVQSIDWRVDGKEQKRHQLERKLAQRMEAEQTRVVANLDQFGAALRAKLAENEEDDALFSRIEATRSREELDQYRKDRRSWEERLSRLAEERDRELDAIAARYRDPRPHRFPVAVVFVVPKREATR